Below is a window of Desmonostoc muscorum LEGE 12446 DNA.
TCGCACTAGATTTAACTCTGCTTGAAAATCAATGTAGTGAGGAAGTTTGAGATGTTGAACAAACCCCTGTGCTTCAACGTTGTCTGAGTGAGAAAGTACAAACTCAACGTTTTGGGCTGGGCCTTGGATTGTTTCACCCAATTCCTCAGATCGCATCGCCCTATCTACCAAAGCCATTGACATAGCTTTGCGTTCGTTATAACCAAAAGTCAGCCCATAGCCACGGGTGAACTGAGCAAGTAATTCCTTACTACCTTTAAATTGATTTACCATCTGCACTTCAGTAATAGTAATATCAGCGATCGCCACTTCAAACCCCAATTCCTCTGGGCAAATCACCACCTCCACTTCCCCCATGCGAATTTCTCCAGCAAAAGGATGATTTCTGCCATAACCTCGTTGAGTCGAGTATGCCAAAGATAGTAAAAAACCCTCATCCGCACGCGCCAAATTCTGGAGTCTGGCATCCCTTTTTGCCGGAAAACTTAGGGGTTGACGCGTCAAGTCAGAAGGTTGGGGGGATGAGGGGGATGAGGGGGATGAGGGAGAATAATTGTTTGCTTGCTCCTCCTGCTCCCTTATCTCCCCCATCTCCCCCTGCATCAATCCCTCCCGATCCAAAGTATCAATCACGCGGGGAACTGGTTCAGTAATTGCCTCTGCTTCTGCTGCTGCGGGAACTTCTCCCTCTGCCATCAGCTTAAAGTCCAGCAGGCGATGGATGTAGTCAAAGGTGGGGCCTAAACTCTGTCCTCCTGGAACATCCTTAAAAATGGAGGAAATCCGCCGTTGTATTTGCATTTTGCTGGTGTCTAGTGGCTGGCTATAGTACAAACGTGGCAGTGTTGTACGATACGCTCGTAACAAGAAAATCGCCTCGACTAAATCACCCCAGGATTGTTTAATAGCAAGGGCTGCTAACTCTCGGTCATATAAGTTGCCTTCACACATCACCCGTTCTACAGCTAAAGTCAGCTGTTGTTCAATCTGATCTAGCGTCAGTTCAGGAATAGCAGGATCGCCCCGGCGTTTACTCCTAAGCAGCGTTTCTGCGTTCTCAATTGCCTGTTCACCACCTTTGACTGCAACATAGGGCATGAATTTTCACCTTTCTCAATTGTTAATTTGGTAACTTGGCTGTACTACGCACTTAAAACTCCAGCCATGTTGCTCGAATCCCAGTGCTTGATAGAATTGGTGAGCGCGATGCCGTTTCAAATTTGAAGACAGCGTAACTTTATAACACCCCGCCTCGGCACTGAGTTTGAGTGCCGCTTTCATCATTTGTGTACCAATTCCCCGACCCCGAGCTGTAGGAATCACAGTTACAGCATCTAAAACTGCAAATTTGTGATATTCCCGATGCATCATTGTGGGAAGATAAAGCAGGCTAAAAGTGCCAACAGGTTCTTGATTCTGGAAGGCAAGATAAATGTGATAGTTTGGAACTTCTGCGATCGCATTCCAAATTTCTGCTGCACTATTCATCGACAAGGGTGACTCGCCATCCATCTGTGCATAAAGCTGAACCAGCAGCGGCAGATCGTCACCACTCGCAACGCGGATATCAAGACTCATAACAGACCTCAGGTTTTGCCGTGCGAGGTAGTCCCATAACTGCATTTTCTGTAAATAAAAATACATCTACACCCTGGGGATAAGCTTGGTGATTCTTCACCCAGAAATCCCAAAAATGGCGAGGGACTTGAGGAGCAATTTCTTTGTGATGCAAAATTCCTGGCCCTGTCAGCATTACAGGTTGTCCTTTTTCCCAACTTTCCACTTGTACCAGTAGCGTTGTCGAAGCTTCGGGTTGTTCTGCTGTACCCCAGCTAAAATCAGACAATTCCGGCAATGCGGCCAAATCTCCAATCAGGGCAAAGTCAGCCTCCCCAGGTTGCTGGGTGAAGCGACAACCAGTGTGAAACAGCAACCAATCCCTGAAAAAGGAATGGGGAGTGGGGAGTGGAGAGTGGGGAGTGGCTGAAGAAGCAAAACTCGGTTGAAGCCACACCTGAACATCTAAATCCAGTAATGTCAAACAAGCTGCCGCACAGGCAAGCGTTAAACCTGAAGGCACAGTCATACTAGCAGTTATCGGGTATGGTGTTCCCGGCCGCGCATTCGCATCAAGTAGCGATCGAAATGTCCGCTGGGCATCATGAACCGAATCTTCAAAACCTGGTAAATGGGTAACTTTTGTCATTGGTCATTTGTCATTGGTCATTTGTTATGGGGCATGGAGAAGACAGAGGGGAAAGACTTACTGCAACTTCCCTTCTGCTCCCCCTGCCTCCCCTGCCTCCCCTGCCTCCCCTGCCTCCCCTGCTTCCTCACCCCCCTCACCCTTCCCCCCTCACCATCGTGAAAAAGTTAACCTTGGTGGCGGCAGTTTGGCGCTGTTTGAGTTCTTGTTGCTCTCGGCTTGTTGTTTGCAGGGGTTGAATTACCTCAGCTTGAATTCGATCGCACCATTGGGGGCTTTGCAATAAGGCATCACACAAGGCGGCTAGTTCTGCATGACGGTGCGATCGCCCTGCGACATATCCAAAACCGACAATCGTCTCATCTGATCGCCTCTCTAGTTGCACCACACAGCGAGTCATGGTAATTTCTCCTAAGTTAAATGGCTCTCCTGTACCCCCAGCGCGTCCCCGAACCATTGCTAAACCAATCTCTGGAGAACGTAAAAAGCTATAGCCAGGTAATGTACCTAATTTATTCACCAGTTCCTCTAGCTGCTTGAGTTCAGCTTTAGCTAGTGTATTCATCCATGTTTGTCGCTGGGTCATACCATTTTGGATTTTGGATTTTAGATTTGGAATTGTCAAACACTTAGTGAATAAGCATTTTGGCAATCGTTCTGTAGCCTTTATTTTTTTTGTTAAACTATTCTTAATTTGTCTAGACATCTAGATGAAAACAGACTAGCGCAATTTTAGTTACTTGACAATCTAGATATTAATAATTGATACATATAGAACTCATATTTGATTTTTAGGAAGCTAGGTACACCTTTATTCCTTCTCCCCAGTCCCCAGTCCCCAGTCCCTTACCTCTACGAGTGATTCTTCAAATCAAATCAGATTGCTATATGAACCATGAAGTAATGCCAATTTACGCCCAGATTGCTGCCGAATTGCGAGAAAACATCCACCAAGGGGTTTATGAAGTTGGAGGTCAATTACCAACAGAAACTAAGTTAGCAGAACAATTTGCCGTCAATCGCCATACAATAAGGCAGGCGATCGCATTGCTAAAAAATGAGGGATTGCTACGAGTTGACCGGGGACGCGGCACTTTTGTGGCAGCTAAAACCATCCGCTATGCGATCGGTAAACGGGTGCGTTACAATCAAACCCTCAAAGCACAGGGTTGGCAAGCTAGGTTTCAATTACTCCGTACACTCGAAGTCACCGCAGATATTCCCGTTGCCACAGGATTGGAGATTAATTATGGTGAACCGGTGGCTTTAATTGAGCGTTTGGGTTTAGCGGATGAAGAACCAATTAGTGTAGGTACAGGATATTTTCCTCTGAAACTGTTTCCAGATTTGTTAGAGCCGAAAAACATCGATATTTTACGAGAAAAGCAATCAATTTCTCAGTTTTTACAGCAGGTATATGGATGCGATCATATACGTCGGAGTACTTGTGTTTCAGCGCGTTTAGTTCAGCCTCGTGATG
It encodes the following:
- a CDS encoding carbon-phosphorus lyase complex subunit PhnI, which encodes MPYVAVKGGEQAIENAETLLRSKRRGDPAIPELTLDQIEQQLTLAVERVMCEGNLYDRELAALAIKQSWGDLVEAIFLLRAYRTTLPRLYYSQPLDTSKMQIQRRISSIFKDVPGGQSLGPTFDYIHRLLDFKLMAEGEVPAAAEAEAITEPVPRVIDTLDREGLMQGEMGEIREQEEQANNYSPSSPSSPSSPQPSDLTRQPLSFPAKRDARLQNLARADEGFLLSLAYSTQRGYGRNHPFAGEIRMGEVEVVICPEELGFEVAIADITITEVQMVNQFKGSKELLAQFTRGYGLTFGYNERKAMSMALVDRAMRSEELGETIQGPAQNVEFVLSHSDNVEAQGFVQHLKLPHYIDFQAELNLVRKMRKQQVNTQSSPELIPENHQA
- a CDS encoding GNAT family N-acetyltransferase, with protein sequence MSLDIRVASGDDLPLLVQLYAQMDGESPLSMNSAAEIWNAIAEVPNYHIYLAFQNQEPVGTFSLLYLPTMMHREYHKFAVLDAVTVIPTARGRGIGTQMMKAALKLSAEAGCYKVTLSSNLKRHRAHQFYQALGFEQHGWSFKCVVQPSYQINN
- the phnH gene encoding phosphonate C-P lyase system protein PhnH — encoded protein: MTKVTHLPGFEDSVHDAQRTFRSLLDANARPGTPYPITASMTVPSGLTLACAAACLTLLDLDVQVWLQPSFASSATPHSPLPTPHSFFRDWLLFHTGCRFTQQPGEADFALIGDLAALPELSDFSWGTAEQPEASTTLLVQVESWEKGQPVMLTGPGILHHKEIAPQVPRHFWDFWVKNHQAYPQGVDVFLFTENAVMGLPRTAKPEVCYES
- the phnG gene encoding phosphonate C-P lyase system protein PhnG produces the protein MTQRQTWMNTLAKAELKQLEELVNKLGTLPGYSFLRSPEIGLAMVRGRAGGTGEPFNLGEITMTRCVVQLERRSDETIVGFGYVAGRSHRHAELAALCDALLQSPQWCDRIQAEVIQPLQTTSREQQELKQRQTAATKVNFFTMVRGEG
- the phnF gene encoding phosphonate metabolism transcriptional regulator PhnF, which gives rise to MNHEVMPIYAQIAAELRENIHQGVYEVGGQLPTETKLAEQFAVNRHTIRQAIALLKNEGLLRVDRGRGTFVAAKTIRYAIGKRVRYNQTLKAQGWQARFQLLRTLEVTADIPVATGLEINYGEPVALIERLGLADEEPISVGTGYFPLKLFPDLLEPKNIDILREKQSISQFLQQVYGCDHIRRSTCVSARLVQPRDAQWLALGLNQPILLAESVNVDQMGNVIEYGVTRLRGDRMELFFENDLTK